A DNA window from Pirellulales bacterium contains the following coding sequences:
- a CDS encoding transglutaminase family protein, with protein sequence MSIRVALHHKTSYSYDRLIEVSPQIIRLRPAVHCRTPVLSYSLRVAPEQHFLNWQQDAFGNFLARCVFPEKIGSLSIEIDLVAEMKSINPFDFFLEPYAESFPFAYEAAELADLKPYFATAPVGRLFHAFLGSVDRTPRRTIDFLVELNQRLQHEIKYLVRMEPGVQTPEESLERGSGSCRDSAWLLVQLLRHLGFAARFASGYLIQLVADVKPLEGPEGPTADFTDLHAWTEVYLPGAGWVGLDPTSGLLAGEGHLPLACTPSPISAAPITGSHEMCEVEFDFAMSVARVHEDPRVTKPYTEQQWERIETLGHVVDDRLAANDVRLTMGGEPTFVSIDDMTGDEWQTAAVGPTKRRLAGDLLMRLKSRFAPTGLVHHGQGKWYPGESLPRWAMHNYWRLDGEPIWLDPALFADIEGDYGHTAADAMTFIRSLAERLAVNPDHAVHAFEDVMYYTWRERRLPANVDVHDSKLEDAEERARIARVFEQGITQPVGTVLPLQFRWWEESPRWQSGAWVVRSDEMFLIPGDSPMGYRLPLQSLLYAGGDAAAAEYYALDPLDATAALPPYRALRQRRDEVPWSVGYYGNGVADSTAVAVRRQRQLTAVGADGGHGFAGGDEGDSDSHAETPDSPRATRGGEPYKVDGWYGDPSDVVRTALCVEPREGKLHVFMPPIDRLEVYLDLVAAVEQTAEALATPVVLEGYLPPHDSRLQHIKISPDPGVIEVNVHPAHNWGELVEITSGIYEDARQSRLGTEKFDLDGSHTGTGGGNHVVLGGATPADSPWLRRPDLLKSFLSYWHNHPSLSYLFCNKFIGPTSQAPRVDEGRADALYELKIAFEQIQRDAPCPPWKVDRVFRHLLVDGTGNTHRAEFCIDKLFSPDTASGRLGLVEFRAFEMPPHVRMSLTQQLLIRTLVARFWERPYEAPLVTWNTTLHDRWMLPHFVWQDFCGVVEDCRAEGYELETEWFAPHLEFRFPKIGAFVHRGVEVELSRAIEPWYVLGEEPAGGYTARYVDSSIERLQVKARGVTSPRYVLACNGRRVPLHPTGVEGEFVAGIRYRAWQPPSCLHPTIGIDAPLVFDLIDEWNGRSVGGCQYHVGHPGGINPATFPVNALEAESRRATRFFGFGHTGGPTVAPPADVTPEFPLTLDLRRGKAPV encoded by the coding sequence ATGAGCATTCGCGTTGCGCTGCACCACAAGACGAGCTACTCCTACGATCGGCTGATCGAAGTGAGCCCGCAAATCATCCGCCTCCGCCCGGCGGTCCATTGCCGGACGCCGGTGCTTAGCTACTCGCTGCGCGTCGCGCCGGAGCAGCACTTCCTCAACTGGCAGCAGGACGCCTTCGGCAACTTCCTGGCCCGCTGCGTCTTTCCCGAAAAAATCGGCTCGCTCTCGATCGAGATCGACTTGGTCGCCGAGATGAAGTCGATCAATCCGTTCGATTTCTTCCTGGAGCCGTACGCCGAGTCGTTCCCGTTTGCGTACGAGGCGGCGGAGCTGGCCGATCTCAAGCCGTACTTTGCGACCGCGCCGGTCGGTCGACTGTTCCACGCATTTCTCGGCTCGGTCGATCGAACGCCGCGCCGGACGATCGACTTTTTGGTCGAATTGAACCAGCGGCTGCAGCACGAGATCAAGTACTTGGTGCGCATGGAGCCGGGCGTGCAAACCCCGGAGGAATCGCTCGAGCGCGGCAGCGGCTCGTGCCGCGACTCGGCGTGGCTGCTCGTCCAGTTGCTGCGCCATCTCGGGTTTGCGGCGCGGTTCGCCTCGGGGTATCTCATTCAATTGGTCGCGGACGTCAAGCCGCTCGAGGGCCCCGAGGGTCCGACCGCCGACTTCACCGATCTGCACGCCTGGACCGAGGTCTATCTCCCCGGCGCCGGCTGGGTCGGGCTCGACCCGACCTCCGGCCTACTGGCGGGCGAGGGGCACCTGCCGCTGGCCTGCACGCCGTCCCCGATTTCCGCGGCCCCGATCACCGGTTCCCACGAGATGTGCGAGGTCGAGTTCGACTTCGCCATGAGCGTGGCGCGGGTCCACGAGGACCCGCGCGTCACCAAGCCCTACACCGAACAGCAGTGGGAGCGGATCGAGACCTTGGGGCACGTGGTCGACGATCGACTCGCCGCCAACGACGTTCGCTTGACCATGGGGGGCGAGCCGACGTTCGTCTCGATCGACGACATGACCGGCGACGAATGGCAAACGGCCGCCGTTGGCCCCACGAAACGACGCCTTGCAGGCGACCTGCTGATGCGGCTGAAGTCGCGGTTCGCCCCCACGGGACTCGTCCATCACGGCCAAGGAAAGTGGTACCCCGGCGAGTCGCTGCCGCGCTGGGCGATGCACAACTACTGGCGGCTCGACGGCGAACCAATCTGGCTCGATCCCGCCCTGTTCGCCGACATCGAAGGGGACTACGGTCACACCGCGGCCGACGCGATGACGTTCATTCGGTCTTTGGCTGAGCGGCTGGCGGTGAATCCTGACCACGCCGTCCACGCGTTTGAAGACGTCATGTACTATACGTGGCGCGAACGACGCCTGCCGGCCAACGTCGACGTGCACGACTCGAAGCTCGAAGACGCCGAAGAACGGGCTCGCATCGCCCGAGTGTTCGAGCAGGGGATCACCCAGCCGGTCGGCACGGTCCTGCCGCTGCAGTTTCGCTGGTGGGAGGAATCTCCCCGTTGGCAAAGCGGCGCCTGGGTCGTGCGCAGCGACGAAATGTTCCTCATCCCCGGCGATTCGCCGATGGGATACCGACTGCCGCTGCAGTCGCTGCTGTACGCGGGGGGCGACGCGGCGGCGGCCGAGTACTACGCCCTCGACCCGCTGGACGCCACGGCCGCGTTGCCCCCCTATCGCGCGCTCCGTCAACGCCGAGACGAGGTCCCCTGGTCGGTCGGATACTACGGCAACGGCGTCGCCGACTCCACGGCCGTCGCGGTCCGCCGGCAGCGGCAATTGACCGCGGTCGGCGCCGACGGAGGCCACGGATTTGCGGGCGGCGACGAGGGCGATTCCGATTCGCACGCCGAAACGCCCGACTCGCCCCGCGCGACCCGCGGCGGCGAACCGTACAAAGTCGACGGCTGGTACGGCGACCCGAGCGACGTCGTGCGGACCGCCCTCTGCGTCGAACCGCGCGAAGGGAAGCTGCACGTCTTCATGCCGCCGATCGATCGGCTGGAAGTCTATCTCGATCTCGTCGCGGCCGTGGAACAAACGGCCGAAGCGCTGGCGACGCCGGTCGTGCTCGAAGGCTATCTCCCCCCCCACGACAGCCGGTTGCAGCACATCAAGATCTCTCCCGACCCGGGCGTGATCGAGGTCAACGTCCATCCGGCGCACAACTGGGGCGAACTGGTCGAGATCACCTCGGGCATCTACGAGGACGCCCGGCAATCGCGGCTCGGGACCGAAAAGTTCGATCTCGACGGGTCCCACACCGGCACCGGAGGCGGCAACCACGTGGTGCTCGGCGGCGCGACGCCGGCCGACAGTCCCTGGCTCCGCCGCCCCGATTTGCTCAAGAGTTTTCTCTCCTACTGGCACAACCATCCGTCGCTGTCGTATCTGTTCTGCAACAAGTTCATCGGCCCCACCAGCCAAGCGCCGCGAGTCGACGAGGGGCGGGCCGACGCGCTGTACGAACTGAAGATCGCCTTCGAGCAGATCCAGCGCGACGCGCCGTGTCCTCCCTGGAAGGTCGACCGCGTGTTCCGGCACCTGCTGGTCGACGGCACCGGCAACACGCACCGCGCCGAGTTTTGCATCGACAAGCTCTTTTCGCCCGACACGGCGTCCGGCCGTTTGGGGCTGGTCGAGTTCCGCGCGTTCGAGATGCCCCCCCATGTCCGGATGAGCCTCACGCAACAGTTGCTCATCCGCACGCTCGTGGCCCGCTTCTGGGAGCGGCCGTACGAAGCGCCGCTGGTGACCTGGAACACGACGCTGCACGATCGCTGGATGTTGCCTCATTTCGTCTGGCAGGACTTCTGCGGCGTCGTCGAGGATTGCCGCGCCGAGGGGTACGAACTGGAGACGGAGTGGTTCGCGCCCCACCTCGAGTTCCGCTTCCCCAAGATCGGCGCCTTCGTTCACCGGGGCGTCGAGGTCGAACTGAGCCGCGCCATCGAGCCCTGGTACGTGCTGGGCGAGGAACCGGCCGGCGGGTACACGGCCCGCTACGTCGACTCGTCGATCGAGCGACTGCAGGTCAAGGCCCGCGGGGTGACCAGTCCGCGGTACGTCCTCGCCTGCAACGGTCGCCGCGTGCCGCTGCATCCCACGGGGGTCGAAGGGGAGTTCGTCGCGGGGATCCGGTACCGGGCTTGGCAGCCGCCGAGCTGTCTCCACCCCACGATTGGCATTGACGCCCCGCTCGTGTTCGATTTAATCGACGAGTGGAATGGCCGCTCCGTCGGGGGGTGCCAGTACCATGTCGGTCACCCAGGCGGGATCAACCCGGCGACGTTTCCGGTCAATGCGCTGGAGGCGGAGAGCCGTCGAGCGACGCGATTCTTCGGATTCGGACACACCGGCGGGCCGACGGTCGCCCCGCCGGCTGACGTCACGCCCGAATTTCCGCTGACGCTTGATCTACGTCGCGGCAAGGCGCCTGTTTGA